CGGTATTAGTGGAAGCAAGTGAAATTTTCTTGCACATGGGAGAAAACATAGAgcaaaaatattcataaatttttttgCCACAGTGTCAACAACACCAGCAAAGAGCGAGGCTTGTAAGCCTTTTGATTAGTATAAAAAAGCCAATATAATGGTAATCCTAATACGTTATCATTCAAATTATACAAGGTTTACTTCtttatgtaaattttaattaactaGTAATGAGATTATTCTCGTTAAACAACATCGTAACATGCAATTAAGGCATGAAAAACATGATGTTGTGGACTAAATATAACGTAGAAAATAAGACAAAAATAGgagaagaaataaaaacaaaagggaTGTTGGGATCTTCAAACTTGTACTAATTTTGGTTTTTCAATTATTTGACCCGTTTGAAAGGTTAGCAATTTCAACACTGCACACCAACTTTCAACTGTTGCTTGCACGTCttggagggaaaaaaaaaaaaaaaaaaaacaattatgaaGCTTATCTATTGCCACgtgaaaatttgatttttcatgtCACAAAACggattaattataaataaatgcgtaacaaaaatataaatgtttagccgtcttagctcagtggtagagcgcgtggcttttaaccacgtggtcgtgggttcgatccccacagacggcgaaattttgttttattttttacccCAAGCAACCGGCCCAAGTGACGACCAAAAAGTGTTAAATTTACTTGGGCCTGTTTTTAAGCCaagttatataaaaataaaaaataaaaatcataaaacatCACAATTAGGGCCCAATTGACGACCAAAAAGTGTTAAATTTACTTGGGCCTGTTTTCAAGCCaagttatataaaaataaaaaataaaaatcataaaacatCACAATTAGGGTTCAAATACAATTGACGTAATTTAATTGACAAGATTGACTGTGCACTTTTGTCTCtcttttatatgaaaaaatcaatctttCAGTGCAAATAAGGATTAATTAAGTATAGTATGAATTTAAAATGTCTCCTACCACCTGGTCAGAATATCTCATGGCTTTATATTAATTTCAAGCAAGCAATTAGGACAtgttttcaactcaaatttcataatatgaaaaaataatccataaaatatctcaatttaaagttcaattagGGTCCAAATACACAAAAGTTATAAATTCTATGACATATTTAACaccattttcttaaaaaattaagaCTAATTAAAAGCTGGACTGAAACAAAAAGATACTCCGTATGTTCATAAGTCAAGGAAAACACCAGCAAATGTCTATCACCCATGATGTTAAGAATGTTGTAAAACATAGAATAAGATGTCTAAGAAGCTAAAAATAAGGTTAACGTAGCAAAAACGTCTGAATGCCGCATATGTTACAGTTGTACAGTTGATCTCTCTCCCCTAGGATCTCTACCAAATTACAAAATAGTTATaacgaaaaagaaaaagaaaaagaaaaaaaaaacacagggAAAAATGGACCAAGCTAAGTCTCTCACCAtgtttaaactttcaaattgtccAAGAAGCTCTGTAACTCCTTCAACCCTTCGGCCGAGATGctccggtgaactctcccccgAGGGGCGACCAAATTGGGCGGAGGATGTGACTGGAAACAGACCACCACGACTGACAGATTATCGCTGCTTTTCCTCTTCAGCGCCTCATGGACGAGATCTTTGCTGCACATCTCCGGATTGTTGTGCTCCTGAAGCCTTCGACGAGCAAAGTCCACCGCGTTTTGGCTCATGAAGACGTCCCAGATCCCGTCGCACCCTATGATGAGGAACTCATCCTCTTCTGTCAATTTGGTGCTTATGAACTCGGGCTCCGCAGTGAGGGGCCCACCGTCTTGGGATTTCATCCCTTCCATGTGCCAGTCGCCTAATGCTCGAGACAGGTTGAGTTGTCCATTCAGGTAGCCGTCGTACACATACCCTCCCGAAGCTTCTATGCGTTTTCTTTCCCTTAAGCACACCGGTTTGTGATCTCTAGACATCTCAATAGCTTTGCCTCGGCGGCAGAGAACGGCTCTACAATCGCCAGCATTCGCCACGACCAAAGAACTGAGTTCACGTTCAGAACAACAGAAACGTAAGCAAACTCAGATACGATACACTGAACATAATGAATCAcctaataattcatttcattttgaaggaatgcaaaataataactaattaattaaccttccaacactttcaaaaaaaaaaaaaaaaaaaaaaattaaccttcCAACAACAAGAGCTGCCAAAGCTGTGGTGCCAGAAGCAAGGTCATCATCCAAAGTGCAGGCTTCAGCAAGAGCGGTGTCCGTTTGCAGAAATGCGGAAGAAACAGCTCTCTCGATCTCCCTCGGAAAATCTTCATCATCAGCAATAAACCTCGGTAGATGG
This region of Ipomoea triloba cultivar NCNSP0323 chromosome 15, ASM357664v1 genomic DNA includes:
- the LOC116005481 gene encoding probable protein phosphatase 2C 22; the protein is MMEGSNVISNTGCLDNGISSDAKPPNPLAGGYRHSLSSARAAAAAALAPCTNKSLIRHPSLMKTKPSDVSIEPKSAIDGPVVDFIPVLRSGAWADVGSRSSMEDVYVCADNFLQDYRFGNSTEGPNAFYGVFDGHGGKHAADFACSHLPRFIADDEDFPREIERAVSSAFLQTDTALAEACTLDDDLASGTTALAALVVGSSLVVANAGDCRAVLCRRGKAIEMSRDHKPVCLRERKRIEASGGYVYDGYLNGQLNLSRALGDWHMEGMKSQDGGPLTAEPEFISTKLTEEDEFLIIGCDGIWDVFMSQNAVDFARRRLQEHNNPEMCSKDLVHEALKRKSSDNLSVVVVCFQSHPPPNLVAPRGRVHRSISAEGLKELQSFLDNLKV